Proteins co-encoded in one Aspergillus fumigatus Af293 chromosome 6, whole genome shotgun sequence genomic window:
- a CDS encoding cornichon family protein, translating into MSGEAWLYLLAVLINAVNLFLQVFFTIMYSDLECDYINPIDLCNRLNAYIIPEAAVHAFLTILFLINGYWLALILNLPLLAFNAKKILDNQHLLDATEIFRKLNVHKKESFIKLGFHLLMFFFYLYSMIVALIRDESH; encoded by the exons ATGTCCGGTGAAGCGTGGCTCTACCTGTTGGCGGTGCTCATCAACGCCGTCAACCTGTTCCTACAGGTCTTCTTTACTATCATGTACAGCGATTTGGAATG TGACTACATCAACCCCATTGACCTCTGCAACCGTCTTAACGCCTACATCATCCCCGAAGCCGCTGTTCATGCCTTCCTCACTATCTTATTCCTGATTAACGGCTACTGGCTCGCGCTCATTCTCAACCTGCCTCTGTTGGCATTCAATGCTAAGAA GATCCTTGACAACCAGCACCTTCTGGATGCGACTGAGATCTTCCGCAAGCTGAACGTCCACAAGAAG GAATCCTTCATCAAGCTCGGCTTCCACCTCTTGATGTTCTTCTTCTACCTCTACAGCATGATTGTTGCTCTGATCCGCGACGAATCCCACTGA
- a CDS encoding WD40 repeat domain-containing protein translates to MASLLGADYYSSDDDATTPQVATATSATKVVAAPEVNTEDPVHMQMMLANTTSNALTYNATYDDLSRPAQGPVNPFKPAGSTSGLKRKNIPTGFAEEAAISEATFAAQHRTFQSLGYTRNPSAPDQFVGNLNSAAEHAGRDVIQMKPSKEVSAALRAKRQKKGDPSIVEGEGAYLGPWAKYQDDDRVYEEGAALADQELGTDEEFVEEDEELAPAHMPAMSKAATEYQDDASKVETTEFHGSEQFDYLGRTYMHVPRDLDVDLEKEVGSIKNYVPKKLIHTWKSHTKAITSLRFFPNSGHLLLSSAADGKAKIWDVYHSRELLRTFSGHSKAITDTDFHPSGKTFLTASYDRQMKLWDTEYGKCIARFSTGKTPHVLRFNPGADHSHEFLAGMSDKKIVQFDTRSGELVQEYDHHLAAINTITFVDENRRFISTSDDKSLRAWEYGIPVPIKFIAEPYMFALTRAAPHPNGKYVAFQSGDNQIVVYGATDKFRQNRKKSFRGHNNAGYAIDVKISPDGQFIASGDSGGYVCFWDWKTGKMYHKIMAGGKEGGATTCLDWHPQETSKVVTGGLEGVIKYWD, encoded by the exons ATGGCATCATTATTAGGTGCCGACTACTActccagcgacgacgacgcCACAACGCCCCAGGTCGCAACGGCGACCTCAGCGACCAAGGTTGTTGCTGCGCCCGAAGTGAACACAGAG GATCCAGTGCacatgcagatgatgctGGCCAACACCACATCCAACGCCCTCACTTACAACGCAACATATGACGATCTCTCGCGACCGGCGCAAGGGCCGGTGAATCCCTTCAAGCCAGCCGGCTCCACCAGCGGCCTGAAACGCAAGAATATTCCGACCGGATTCGCCGAAGAGGCCGCCATCAGCGAGGCCACGTTCGCCGCGCAACACCGCACATTCCAGAGTCTGGGATACACGCGAAACCCCTCGGCGCCGGACCAGTTCGTGGGGAATCTGAATAGTGCAGCGGAACATGCAGGCCGAGATGTGATCCAGATGAAGCCGTCGAAGGAGGTGTCTGCGGCGCTGCGCGCCAAGCGGCAGAAGAAAGGCGACCCCAGCATTGTCGAGGGCGAGGGCGCGTATCTGGGGCCCTGGGCAAAGTACCAGGACGACGACCGTGTCTATGAggagggagctgccttagcAGATCAGGAGCTGGGGACGGATGAGGAGTttgtggaggaggacgaggagctGGCGCCGGCACACATGCCCGCCATGAGCAAGGCGGCGACCGAATACCAGGACGACGCGTCCAAGGTGGAAACGACCGAATTCCACGGCAGCGAGCAATTCGATTATTTGGGCCGGACGTACATGCACGTTCCACGGGACCTGGACGTCGACCTGGAAAAGGAGGTCGGCAGCATCAAGAACTACGTGCCCAAGAAGCTCATCCACACCTGGAAGTCGCACACCAAGGCCATCACCTCGCTACGCTTCTTCCCCAACTCCGGCCACCTTCTTCTGTCGTCCGCTGCCGACGGCAAAGCCAAGATCTGGGATGTGTATCACTCCCGGGAGCTCCTGCGGACCTTTTCGGGCCACTCCAAGGCTATAACCGATACGGACTTCCACCCGTCGGGCAAGACCTTCCTGACAGCCTCATACGACCGCCAAATGAAGCTCTGGGACACCGAATACGGCAAGTGCATCGCGCGCTTCTCCACAGGCAAGACACCGCACGTCCTGCGCTTCAACCCGGGCGCCGACCACTCACACGAGTTCCTGGCCGGCATGTCCGACAAGAAGATCGTGCAGTTCGACACGCGCTCCGGCGAGCTGGTCCAGGAATACGACCACCACCTGGCGgccatcaacaccatcaccTTCGTCGACGAAAACCGCCGCTTCATCTCCACCTCGGACGACAAGTCCCTGCGCGCCTGGGAGTACGGCATCCCCGTGCCCATCAAGTTCATCGCCGAGCCCTACATGTTCGCCCTGACGCGCGCCGCGCCCCATCCAAACGGTAAGTACGTCGCCTTCCAGTCCGGCGACAACCAGATCGTCGTGTACGGCGCCACGGACAAATTCCGGCAGAACCGCAAGAAGAGTTTCAGGGGCCACAATAACGCTGGGTACGCTATTGATGTGAAGATCTCGCCCGACGGCCAGTTCATCGCGTCCGGTGACAGCGGCGGCTATGTCTGTTTCTGGGACTGGAAGACGGGCAAGATGTACCATAAGATCATGGCCGGGGGGAAAGAGGGCGGTGCCACCACCTGTCTGGACTGGCATCCCCAGGAGACGAGTAAAGTGGTTACGGGTGGATTGGAGGGTGTCATCAAATACTGGGATTAA
- a CDS encoding EF hand domain protein, translating to MSESQSRPVSLTRYRPALYLLTGVAAAYALVYIHNNILFPSSPQTPLRRRRAVRRRRTGPDESDVSNTPSYRAIAHLEQLERQNGVYGTFRIETEDGRRVESGLLPSLLATRDQLMEEVGVPQAHAERMREMMEETFLESFLALDFPSAHTIEEGSAERNYLIEQLQRRGISRTGIERALARFNEDDNYGEELRRRRQNGERVTLSTSTFPEESVPLQNLDGGETVVDDQSVFSWREGNNESSPAPEGQNLLNLLYHIAEDQSRRDGYIHRQVTCNSCGAMPIQGIRYRCANCIDYDLCETCEAMQVHIKTHLFYKVRIPAPFLGNPRQSQPVWYPGKPAMMPRSLPRALAKRLMKETNFENTELDALWDQFRCLASYEWPDDPNKLCMAIDRKTFDRCFVPHTSIRPPPPCLIYDRMFAFYDTNNDGLIGFEEFLKGLASLNNKSNDERLRRVFRGYDLDGDGYVERKDFLRVFRAYYALSRELTRDMIAGMEDDFLEGGARDVVLGSQPVSSAFPGSIPSGEPSRTGEGKRLNSEGDLEIVDNQGILRQDGTDTGDRHAVVGEAAVRARWGSRGPLFPAQLTAQANSTATDSRRGDSNVPRSSDAQQGNDEDAGSDEDGSSSSVASDWPGTENILEQDIVNALGTPVPLQEVTDPEDRERIADVVFRRMRDDHQRLLTDVRRDGIDERWRRRAFYTDVEDGATAPEGYVSDPDVDHLSEDEDAPGHPSALDSHPPSPRSRSSSKVRFQDDLTDDYDVRSNPSTSSRSIPVGERWGGFEIPEVEKDVGKEILYQVTQQGFNELLDILFKPKEDLLMEAYRTRTERKIWAREIELVEMMDPKKRMAQEGGTATDEELQELLNRSGYSLRSPQLEPLHHSPDLSVRPTLGSPDSAQHVHVTDFEEDDNLVDSAPVEERLEEEPTRSLTPEFRAASAEASSLREMPDPTLPQFRPNEEPEHPHDRDNSLFVPRTSVSHTDLQQQQQDLPAELRLQPGTTAFPAPSSPDAEATAPKMPPSSIHPLPPAASSSSSIPRRHGPTLPPSTLTLTRWAYLNQIEREAKERGGTGAKLNFEEFSRRMAADRGRRLAFVASWIEMASF from the coding sequence ATGTCGGAGTCTCAATCACGACCAGTTTCCCTGACACGGTATCGTCCTGCTCTTTACTTGCTGACGGGTGTTGCCGCAGCCTACGCTCTGGTATACATCCACAATAATATCCTTTTCCCCTCATCGCCCCAAACACCTCTCCGTCGCCGAAGAGCTGTCCGCCGAAGACGAACGGGACCCGACGAAAGCGATGTCAGCAATACACCATCGTACCGCGCGATTGCTCATCTCGAGCAACTAGAACGGCAGAATGGCGTGTACGGTACCTTTCGCATTGAGACTGAGGACGGACGCCGCGTGGAGAGCGGcctcctcccatccctcTTGGCTACGCGCGATCAGCTGATGGAGGAAGTCGGCGTCCCGCAGGCTCATGCCGAGCGGATGCGcgagatgatggaggagacaTTCCTGGAGTCATTCCTTGCTCTGGATTTCCCGTCGGCACATACAATCGAGGAAGGGAGTGCGGAGAGGAACTACCTCattgagcagctgcagcggcggGGGATTTCGCGTACAGGAATCGAGAGGGCGCTGGCACGGTTCAATGAGGACGACAACTACGGCGAGGAGTTGCGACGGCGGCGCCAGAATGGAGAGAGGGTTACGCTGTCTACATCTACATTTCCAGAGGAGTCGGTGCCCTTGCAGAACTTGGATGGTGGGGAGACAGTGGTCGACGATCAGAGCGTCTTCTCCTGGAGGGAAGGCAATAATGAGTCGTCTCCGGCGCCGGAAGGCCAAAATCTCCTGAACCTGCTATATCACATTGCGGAGGACCAGTCTAGACGAGATGGCTATATCCACCGACAGGTGACATGTAATAGCTGTGGTGCTATGCCCATTCAAGGCATACGGTATCGGTGCGCAAATTGCATTGACTATGACCTGTGCGAGACATGTGAGGCGATGCAAGTGCACATCAAAACCCATCTCTTCTACAAGGTTCGGATCCCGGCGCCCTTCCTAGGAAATCCCAGACAGTCGCAGCCAGTGTGGTACCCGGGAAAGCCAGCCATGATGCCTCGTAGTCTGCCACGTGCGCTGGCGAAGCGTTTGATGAAGGAGACCAATTTCGAGAACACCGAATTGGACGCTCTCTGGGACCAGTTCCGGTGCTTAGCGAGCTATGAGTGGCCAGACGACCCGAACAAGTTGTGCATGGCTATCGATCGCAAAACGTTTGATCGATGTTTTGTGCCGCATACTTCCATCCGCCCTCCGCCCCCATGCCTCATCTACGACCGCATGTTTGCGTTCTATGACACAAACAATGATGGATTAATTGGGTTTGAAGAATTCCTGAAGGGTTTGGCCAGCTTAAACAACAAGAGCAATGACGAAAGGTTGCGGCGAGTGTTCCGTGGCTACGAccttgatggagatggctACGTGGAGCGCAAGGATTTCTTGCGGGTTTTCCGTGCATACTACGCTCTCAGCAGGGAGCTAACTCGCGATATGATTGCTGGCATGGAAGATGACTTTCTCGAGGGAGGCGCAAGAGATGTCGTGCTTGGAAGTCAGCCCGTCAGCTCGGCATTCCCTGGCAGTATTCCTTCTGGAGAGCCATCAAGGACTGGGGAAGGGAAACGCTTGAATTCCGAGGGAGATCTTGAAATTGTGGATAACCAGGGTATATTACGTCAAGATGGCACCGACACCGGCGACCGACACGCTGTTGTAGGGGAGGCAGCTGTCCGGGCGAGATGGGGATCCAGAGGGCCTCTGTTTCCCGCACAGCTGACAGCACAGGCAAACTCGACTGCCACAGATTCGAGGCGCGGAGATTCGAATGTTCCTCGTTCAAGCGATGCACAACAAGGGAACGACGAAGATGCTGGCTCCGATGAGGACGGGTCCAGCTCCTCAGTGGCTAGTGACTGGCCCGGCACGGAGAACATTCTCGAACAAGATATTGTCAACGCTCTCGGAACCCCTGTCCCGCTTCAGGAGGTCACTGACCCTGAGGACAGAGAGCGCATTGCTGATGTGGTCTTCCGCAGAATGCGTGATGACCACCAAAGACTTTTGACCGACGTCCGCAGGGACGGTATTGATGAGCGCTGGAGACGGAGGGCCTTCTACACGGATGTAGAAGATGGCGCCACTGCTCCCGAAGGCTATGTGAGCGATCCTGATGTTGACCATCTgtctgaggatgaggatgccCCCGGTCACCCTTCAGCTCTCGATTCCCACCCTCCATCGCCTCGTTCTCGGTCATCGTCCAAGGTGCGCTTCCAGGACGATCTCACCGATGACTATGACGTCAGATCGAATCCCTCTACTTCGTCTCGCAGTATCCCTGTAGGCGAGCGGTGGGGTGGGTTTGAGATCCCCGAGGTCGAGAAAGACGTCGGCAAGGAGATCTTGTATCAAGTAACGCAGCAAGGATTCAACGAACTTCTTGACATCCTATTCAAGCCGAAGGAAGATCTGCTCATGGAAGCGTATCGGACCCGCACAGAGCGCAAAATCTGGGCTCGTGAGATCGAACTTgtggagatgatggatcCTAAGAAACGGATGGCCCAGGAGGGTGGGACTGCAACCGACGAAGAACTGCAGGAACTCCTGAATCGGTCTGGTTATTCTTTGCGAAGTCCACAATTGGAGCCTCTTCATCATAGCCCCGATTTATCTGTGCGCCCCACACTGGGGAGCCCTGACAGTGCACAACATGTGCACGTCACCGattttgaagaagacgacAATTTGGTTGATTCTGCTCCAGTCGAGGAGAGGCTCGAAGAGGAGCCCACACGCTCCTTGACGCCCGAGTTTCGGGCCGCGTCAGCAGAAGCCAGCTCACTCCGTGAGATGCCGGATCCGACTCTACCGCAGTTTCGACCGAACGAAGAACCAGAACATCCTCACGACCGTGACAACTCACTCTTCGTCCCCAGGACTTCTGTCTCGCACACCGAcctgcagcaacagcagcaggatctcCCAGCGGAGCTCCGTCTTCAACCGGGCACCACCGCCTTCCCTGCACCATCCTCACCTGATGCTGAAGCCACCGCACCCAAGATGCCCCCTTCATCGATTCACCCTCTTCCCCCGGcagcatcgtcatcatcctccatccCGCGACGCCATGGTCCCACACTCCCTCCCTCCACGCTGACGCTTACTCGCTGGGCATACCTGAACCAGATAGAGCGAGAGGCGAAGGAACGCGGCGGTACAGGCGCTAAGCTCAACTTTGAGGAGTTTTCCCGCCGGATGGCGGCAGACCGGGGACGCAGGTTGGCTTTTGTGGCTAGCTGGATTGAGATGGCTAGTTTTTAG
- a CDS encoding putative MFS multidrug transporter, producing MSPERTPTETSPLLGPQSGNAPTNGTVSNNILRDPEADSLKDDLAPRHNLRYILPAVSIGIFLSAADQTIIVASYGQIGSDLKALNLTSWVATSYFITLASFQPLYGKLSDIFGRRACLLFSYFVFGLGCLFCGLARNIHELIAAREEYCLTILAGGGMLMIRPIFRIACCANNVPRAFLAQVPLCVLAFLAVSVMLDLPVQGDSHWKTKLRRIDFPGAFALVGAVVGLLLGLDRGSNVSWTIPLTIVSLCVSLTMFVLFVLIEIYFAAEPFAPGHIIFNRTFFASYCCNFFSFGGWLAGLFFIPLYFQAVDGVSATVSGLRLLPSIIAGVSGSLFAGYVMKWTGKYYWLTIVAYGLLTVGLTTIYLFTGGVTQSLIPMILGMVLCGFGNGIGVTTTLIALISNVTPEDQAVVTACSYLFRSLGSVIGVSLSSTVVQQLLRSQLRFALRDSKDIDRIVEGVRQSLDYIKTLDPTVARIVRGCYGWATNKGFAFMVAIVFFALLSSFFIRESKLSR from the exons ATGTCTCCAGAGAGGACTCCGACAGAGACCTCCCCTTTGCTGGGCCCGCAAAGTGGGAATGCTCCTACCAATGGTACAGTATCCAACAATATCCTTCGGGATCCCGAGGCGGATTCTTTGAAGGATGACCTGGCGCCGAGGCACAACCTTCGATACATTCTACCTGCCGTTTCCATCGGT ATCTTCCTGTCTGCAGCCGATCAGACGATCATTGTGGCCAGTTATGGGCAGATCGGTTCCGACTTGAAAGCCCTCAATCTGACCAGTTGGGTGGCTACCTCTTATTTCATCACGTTGGCAAGCTTTCAGCCATTGTATGGCAAGTTGTCCGATATCTTTGGCAGACGAGCATGTCTCTTATTCTCGTATTTTGTGTTCGGTCTTGGCTGTCTATTTTGCGGCCTAGCGCGAAACATTCATGAGTTGATCGCTGCTCGT GAGGAATACTGTCTGACTATATTGGCTGGCGGTGGCATGTTAATGATAAGACCCATCTTCCGGATTGCGTGTTGTGCTAACAATGTTCCCAGGGCCTTTCTCGCTCAGGTTCCTCTGTGTGTTCTTGCATTCCTAGCTGTGTCGGTCATGCTAGATCTGCCTGTTCAGGGGGATAGCCATTGGAAGACCAAGCTGCGCCGGATCGATTTTCCAGGAGCGTTTGCGCTTGTTGGAGCAGTAgtcggcctcctccttggactggATCGAGGCAGTAACGTCTCCTGGACGATTCCTCTAACCATTGTGTCGCTTTGTGTCTCTCTCACCATGTTCGTGCTCTTTGTGTTGATCGAAATCTACTTCGCCGCTGAGCCGTTTGCCCCTGGTcatatcatcttcaaccgAACCTTCTTTGCCAGCTACTGCTGCAACTTTTTCAGCTTTGGCGGCTGGCTTGCGGGTCTTTTCTTTATTCCTTTGTACTTTCAAGCTGTCGATGGCGTGTCTGCTACGGTCTCTGGCCTGCGCCTCCTGCCGAGTATTATAGCCGGTGTTTCGGGCTCTCTGTTCGCTGGCTATGTCATGAAATGGACAGGGAAGTACTACTGGCTGACCATCGTTGCTTACGGCCTCCTGACAGTGGGTCTGACCACCATCTACCTTTTCACCGGCGGGGTTACTCAGAGTCTTATCCCTATGATCCTGGGAATGGTGCTCTGTGGTTTTGGGAACGGGATCGGTGTCACGACCACATTAATCGCCTTGA TTTCAAACGTGACCCCCGAGGACCAGGCAGTTGTTACTGCCTGCTCGTACCTTTTCCGCTCCCTAGGTTCGGTTATTGGTGTGTCGTTATCCTCCACCGTGGTTCAACAACTCCTACGCAGTCAGCTCAGATTCGCTTTGCGCGATAGCAAGGACATTGATCGTATTGTCGAAGGGGTGAGACAGAGTCTGGACTACATCAAAACTCTCGACCCTACAGTCGCCAGGATCGTGCGAGGCTGCTATGGGTGGGCTACCAATAAGGGGTTTGCCTTTATGGttgccatcgtcttcttcgctCTCCTGAGCAGCTTTTTCATTCGAGAGAGCAAGTTGAGTCGGTAA